The Raphanus sativus cultivar WK10039 chromosome 2, ASM80110v3, whole genome shotgun sequence genome includes a region encoding these proteins:
- the LOC108828709 gene encoding putative defensin-like protein 27 codes for MANSRSFFFAFIALSVLLAVVSEDSVWSSNKGGSLCCNDHPKFGVCTDNRHCNSWCLKGCDNKKGGFCKRRICHCYC; via the exons ATGGCTAATTCAAGatcttttttctttgctttcatTGCTCTTTCAGTTTTGCTTGCAG TGGTGAGTGAAGATTCAGTTTGGTCTTCCAACAAAGGAGGTTCATTGTGTTGCAACGATCACCCGAAGTTTGGAGTATGTACTGACAATAGACATTGCAACAGTTGGTGTCTTAAAGGTTGTGACAACAAGAAAGGTGGTTTTTGCAAGAGAAGAATTTGTCATTGCTACTGCTAA
- the LOC108841024 gene encoding uncharacterized protein LOC108841024, with the protein MGHDNIVKLASLLLKLHRAPSGWLCLHPRPSRSISDRGEGGNQRKIKLVRSDGSLEVYDRPVVVSELSRDFPKHKICRSDSLYIGQRTPVLSETDTLKLGFNYFLLPSDFFMNSLSFLTIAALKSSQNGVGLVRKSAGTQQQQPFLIQKGGTREKLRIRVSETPVIHRDIKSSNILIDGDGYARLADFGLALIGNVDDKRLKATPPTDLTAIGLN; encoded by the coding sequence ATGGGTCATGACAATATCGTGAAGCTTGCGAGTCTACTCTTAAAGCTACACAGAGCTCCATCAGGTTGGCTCTGTCTCCATCCCCGACCGAGCCGGTCCATCAGCGACCGCGGCGAAGGAGGAAACCAACGAAAGATCAAACTCGTAAGATCCGACGGTTCTTTAGAAGTCTACGACCGTCCAGTGGTGGTCTCAGAGCTCTCAAGAGACTTCCCAAAGCACAAAATCTGCAGATCCGACTCGCTCTACATTGGACAGAGGACCCCTGTCCTGTCTGAAACCGACACGCTCAAGCTCGGATTCAACTACTTTCTCCTTCCGTCTGATTTCTTCATGAACAGCCTCTCGTTCCTCACCATCGCCGCCTTGAAATCTTCTCAAAACGGAGTCGGGTTGGTCAGAAAATCTGCTGGaactcagcagcagcagccgtTTCTTATTCAAAAGGGAGGAACAAGAGAGAAGCTGAGGATTCGTGTGTCTGAGACTCCCGTTATCCACCGTGACATCAAATCGTCCAACATTCTCATCGATGGCGACGGATACGCGAGGCTGGCGGATTTCGGACTGGCGTTGATCGGAAACGTGGACGACAAGCGTCTGAAAGCCACGCCGCCGACGGATCTAACGGCCATTGGTCTGAATTAG
- the LOC108828698 gene encoding two-pore potassium channel 3 codes for MADDEGSGGYNNTTTEPLLPYMISPRSKKPPRILFPLPEDNDRVAIPMPPPLTPSEFKDLLIFGPFSPSPRDSSQYLDSLSQRHSPSSSSSSSAVAGDTFSGSSMLAPLLPHHQPDPSFHGHALHRSKTAPAMSVINDLHLPTPHRKDLASSSSSSSRSVVRQAFALLVVYLSLGVLIYWLNRDHYVVNQTHPVVDGLYFCIVTMCTIGYGDITPDSVVTKLFSIMFVLVGFGFIDILLSGMVSYVLDLQESYMLDSAKRRDEPEKKRKSSYIIDVEKGRMRIRLKVGLALGVVVLCIALGVGIMHFIEDIGWLDSFYLSVMSVTTVGYGDRAFKTLPGRLFAAVWLLVSTLAVARAFLYLAEARVDKRNRERAKRVLREAMSVSQFFAADIDNNGCVSKAEYVIYKLKEMEKITDKDITPITKQFDKLDRCSNGKITLGDLLDSSSGD; via the exons ATGGCAGACGATGAAGGAAGTGGCGGTTATAACAACACCACCACGGAACCATTGCTCCCGTACATGATCAGCCCAAGATCGAAAAAACCGCCTCGGATCCTGTTTCCCTTACCGGAAGACAACGACAGAGTCGCTATTCCGATGCCGCCGCCGTTGACACCGTCTGAGTTCAAAGACCTTTTAATCTTCGGACCCTTCTCACCCTCGCCGCGAGACTCCTCTCAGTACCTCGATTCCCTCTCCCAGAGACACTCGCCGTCGTCgtcatcctcctcctccgccgtcgCCGGAGATACGTTCTCCGGTTCCTCGATGCTAGCACCTCTCCTCCCACATCACCAACCGGACCCATCGTTCCACGGCCACGCGCTCCACAGATCCAAAACCGCGCCGGCGATGTCCGTAATCAACGATCTCCATCTCCCGACTCCTCACCGGAAAGATCTcgcgtcgtcgtcgtcgtcgtcgtcacgCTCCGTCGTGAGACAAGCTTTCGCTCTCCTCGTCGTGTACCTCTCCTTAGGCGTGCTTATCTACTGGCTGAACCGTGATCACTACGTGGTGAATCAAACCCATCCCGTTGTCGACGGGCTATACTTTTGCATCGTCACGATGTGCACCATCGGTTACGGAGACATCACACCCGACAGTGTCGTCACCAAGCTGTTCTCGATCATGTTCGTGCTAGTCGGGTTTGGTTTCATCGATATTTTGCTTAGCGGGATGGTCTCTTACGTTCTCGACCTTCAAGAGAGCTACATGTTGGACTCTGCTAAGCGGAGAGACGAGccggagaagaagaggaagtcGTCGTATATAATCGATGTTGAGAAGGGAAGGATGAGGATTAGGTTGAAAGTGGGTTTAGCGTTAGGTGTTGTGGTTTTGTGCATTGCTCTCGGTGTGGGGATAATGCATTTTATTGAAGACATCGGCTGGTTGGATTCGTTTTATCTCTCGGTTATGTCGGTTACTACCGTTGGGTATGGAGACAGGGCTTTTAAGACGTTGCCCGGTAGGCTTTTCGCTGCGGTGTGGCTGCTTGTGTCTACGCTGGCCGTGGCTAGAGCTTTTTTGTACTTGGCTGAGGCGAGAGTGGACAAGAGGAATCGAGAACGGGCTAAGAGAGTGCTTCGTGAGGCAATGTCTGTCTCTCAGTTCTTCGCTGCTGATATCGATAACAATGGCTGTGTGAG CAAAGCGGAGTATGTGATTTACAAACTGAAGGAGATGGAGAAAATAACAGATAAGGACATAACTCCGATCACTAAACAGTTTGACAAACTCGACCGATGCAGCAATGGAAAGATTACCCTTGGAGATCTCTTGGATAGTAGCAGTGGAGATTGA